The Haloplanus natans DSM 17983 DNA segment CGAGCGGTAATGCTCGTACTGACTGCAGGCCGGCAACAGCAGGACCGGTGGTCCCTCCTCGAAGCTGGGGAGGACGCTCGCCACCGACGGGAACACGTCGATGACCACGAGCAAATCGAGGTTCTCCATCCCCTCTTTCATCTGCTCCATCTCGCTGATGGAGTTCGAGGAGTGGCCCCAGAAGATGCCGATCTTCACCTGATCGGGCTGATATATCGGCGTCTCCTGCATCCGATCTTCCTGATCGAGTGCGCCCTCGAACCAGCGGGCCACCGTCAACCCGTTCTGGAACATCATCGAGTTCGGAGCGGGGTTCGACGGGCCGTACTGGCCCTCGCCGCTGGCCGACGGAAGTGCGTCCACGTCCTCCGACTCGCTGGCTCTCACGTATTTTTCCGGCGGCATCACCTCGAACCGGTCGTACATATCCCCGAACGAGGTCGACCCGCTCGTGTACGGGTTCATGTCCCAGACGTCGGCCCACCACGACCAGCCACCGGGCGACAGTCCGTAGTACCCCGGCAGGATGTGACTCGCGACGGCGAGGTCGGTCGCCCCTTGGACGTTCGCGTGCCCGCGCATGACCTGGAGCCCGCCACCGCTCCGCGCTGCGCTCCCCGATCCGAGGCTCGCGGCGGCGTATGATCGGATGTTCTGGGTGCCGTTGTTGTGCTGGGTCCCACCCATCGCCCACTCGATCTGGATGTGCGGGCGGTTCTCGTGGAACATCTCCGCCAGCTGCTCGATCTCCTCGACCGAGAGCCACGTGATCTCCGAGACGGTCTTCTTGTCGTAGTCGTCGAGGTCGGCGTCGATCTCCTCCCACCCCTGTACGCGGTCGGTGAGCATATTCTGCCCCGTGTCGTCCGCGTCGGGGTCCATCGCCAGCCCGTACTCGTCGCGAAGCTCCTTGATGATCCCCATCATCAGGGCCACGTCGGTACCGGGCCGGAACCGCATATACTCGTCGGCGTGGGCCGCCGTTTTCGTAAAGCGCGGGTCGAGACACAGGATCGTCCCGCCGCGTTTCTGCCCCTCGAGGATGTGCTGCATCGCGATGGGGTGGGCCTCCGCCGGATTCTGACCGATGACGACCAGCAGGTCGAAGTTACGGTAGTCCTGCAGGGTGTTCGTCATCGCGCCGTAGCCCCACGTGTTCGCCAGGCCGGCGACCGTCGTGGAGTGACAGATCCGGGCCTGGTGGTCGACGTTGTTCGTGCCCATGAAGGCCGCGAGCTTCCGGATGGCGTAGGACTCCTCGTTGGAGTGGTGGGCACTCCCGAGAATCATGACGCTCTCGCGGCTGGCCTCCTCCTCTACGTCGACGGCCTGATCCGGGGATACGTCCGAGTCCGGCCACAGCGCCTGGATGTCGGTCCCCAGCCGTTCGTAGGCGTCGTCCCACGAGAGCTTTCGCCACGCGCCGTTCTCCCGAACCATCGGGTGGCGAACCCGCTTTTCGGAATGTTCGGTCTCGTAGATGCCGGCGCCCTTCGAACAGAGCGACCCCTGGTTGATCGGGTGGTCCTCCCACGGCTCCATGCCGACGAACGAGTCGCCGACGCGCTCCCCGTGGAAGCCACACCCGACCGAACAGTAGTTACAGATCGTCTTCGTCAACTCTCCTTCCGTGTCGGCAGCCGACTCCGATGTCTCGCCCGTCTGGGCGAGCGCCTGCCCCGCGCCGCCGCCACCGAGGGCAACGGCACCTGCAAGCGCGCTCGCCTTCATGAACGAGCGTCGATCGAGGTCGATTGAAACTGGTTCCGTGCTCATGGTGTGTGATCCCTCGATGTACGCGTGTCACTGGCTTGCACGCGCATGTATAATGACCATGGACTGCCATTATATAAATTAATGCTTCTAGGCTGACCTAATTTCACCGTTCGTGATTCAGCCCTCGGGTGATTGAAACTCGAGACGCCTAGCACGAAGCAAGTCTTATATCAGTGCTACTATTTATCACGGTCATGAACGTCGGCGCGTTCGTATGCTCCTGTGCAGATACGTGCGATATCGACCTCGAAGGCGTTCGAGACGGCGTCGGTGACGTCGAGGTGGTCGCCAGTTCGTCACACCTCTGTGACGACGGCCTTCCGGCGATGGCCCACCTCATCGAGGAGTACGACCTCGACCAACTCCTCGTGACGACGCCCGAGAAACGCTGTCAGGACGCTGTCCGGGAGACGGCCGTCGAAGCGGGACTCCATCCCGAGGCGACTGCCTTCGTCGACCACCGCGAGGGGGCCGCCTGGGTCCACGACAGCGACGCCGCGACGGAGAAGACCGCCCGCCTGCTGAACGCTCGGCGGGAGGGACTCGACTACGAACCGATTTCGCGAACCGTCTCCCGCGAGGCGGGCGACGCCGTCGCCGTCGTCGGTGACGCCGAGACGGCCGCGGCCCTCGCCGACACCGCCGACGTGACGCTCGTCGCCAACGGCGCGGATTTCGACGACGCCGACGCCGACTTCGACCGCGTCTCCCTCGCCCGGGGCCGTGTCGTCGATGTCGTCGGCGAGTACGGCGATTTCGAACTCGAACTCAGCGCCCGCGTCACCGAGGACTGCATCTCCTGTATGGACTGCGTGCGCGAGGGTCCGGACGGCATGGTGACGCGTCGCCCCGTCGACATCGACCCCGACGCCCCCGACGGGGAGTGGGCCGACTGCTGTCCCGTCGACGCCATCGACCTCGACGGCGTGACCCGGACAATCGAGGCCGATCAGGTGATCTTCCCCGGGGCGACCGGCACGGCCCGCGGTGGACAGATCGGTCTCTACACCGGCCCGGTCGACGGCGCCACCATCGCTGCCGTCGAGGATCTGCTCGGCGGCGTCCGGAAGCCCCAACATCTCGACCTCGACATGGACGTCTGTGCGTCCGGCGAGTCGAGTCAGATGGGCTGTAACGCCTGCGTCGACGCCTGTCCCCACGACGCGGTCGACCGACCGTACGTCGACGAGGTGTCGTTCGATCCGGTCGCCTGCCAGGACTGTGGCGCCTGCACGAGTTCCTGCCCCACTGGTGCTGTCCAGCTTCGCGACGCCTCGAACGAGCGCATCGCCCGCGAAGTCGAGACGCTTCTGGACCCCGGTACCGACGACGGCGGCGGTCTTCTCGGCGGCCTCCGCGACGACGCAGCCATCGAGACGCCCGTCGTCGCCTTCGTCTGCTCGGAACGCGCCGACGACGCCCTCCGTCGCTACGGCCGCCTCGCCCGCGAGGACGACGACGTGCGCTATCCGCCGATCCTCCCGGTCAACGTCAACTGCACCGACACCGTTGGCGAGGCTCACATCATGCACGCCCTCGCCGCGGGCGCCGACGGCGTCGCCATCGTCGGCTGTGGTGGCGACTGCCTCCACTCCGGTCCCGATCCGAAGGCCGAACTCGTCCGCCGACTCGACCGCGCGAACGGTGATCTCGGCCTCGGCCAACGGGTCACCTTCCTCGCGCCCGACCCCGCCGAGCCGCGGGCGTTCGTCGAGGACCTCTCCCAGTTCGTCGTCGAACTCGATCCGACGCCGGTGCCCGCGGGCGAACACGAGGCGACCGGCACGGTCCGGGGCGACAAGCCGAACCCGCCGTTCAACAGCCACGACTGGACGCTGGAGAGCGTTCGTGCCCTTCTGGACCACGTCGACCCCGACCGCGAGGTGATACGGGGCCTGAAGGACTTCGGCTGGATGGAGGTGTCCGACGCCTGCAACCTCACGCCGACCTGCTCGACCATGTGTCCCACCGACGCCATCCGCCGGACCGACGACGCGGACCTCCAGTTCAACCACGAGGACTGCGTCAACTGCGGCCTCTGTGAGGAGGGCTGTCCGGAGACGGCCATCACCATGCACGACGGTCTCGACCTCTCGAAACTCCCCGAAAACCGCGAGGGAGAGCGCTGGGAGACGGTGTACGACGGCGAGATGCGCGCCTGTATCCGGTGTGGCAAACCCTTCGCAAGCGAGGGGACCGCGGAACACGTCGCCGGGGAAGTCGGCGGCCTGGTCGAGGGCGTCGCCCCCGAATCCGAACACAGCGTCTTCGACTACTGCGGGCAGTGTCGTGCCGTACTCCTCTTCGAGGAGGGGGGTCGCTGATGGACGAACGGGCCCTCTACGAGGCGCGACTGGAGCTCGTGGACTTCCTCGTCGAGGTGCTTCACGACGTTCCCGACGAGGCGTTCGTCGAGCGCCTGCTCTCCGGCGACGTTCGCACGCCCGACGGCGAGGTGAACGAGCCGCTCGACCGGGGTTTCGACGCCCTCGACACCTTCGTCGAGGAGCACCAGGGGTACGACGTTTCGGCGGTCCGGGACGCACTCGAACGGGAGTACACGCGCCTGCTCGTCGGGCCGCGGCCGCCCGTCATCGCCCACGAAACCTACTATCGAGAGGACGCAGACTACCTCGGCGAGGGGGTCGCCGAGGTGGAGGCGAGCTACGGGGCCGCCGGCTGGGCGCCGCCGGAGGAGTATCCCGAAGAGAACGACTTCGTCGCCGTCGAACTCGCCTTCCTCCGGCACCTGATCGAGGAACAGCGCCGGGGCGCCGACGAAGCCGTCGGCTTCGAACGCGTCTTCCTCGACGAACACGCGCTGACCTGGGTCGACGCTTTCACCGACGACTTGCGCGAAGGGACGGACAGTCGGTTCTACGTGGCTGTCGCCGACATCTACGCGGGAACGCTCCGGTTTGAGGACGAACTCGTCGCCGGACTGCTCTAGTCACGGGCGGCGAGCGCGACCATTCCGACCAGTCCGGCCACGAACAGGCCGAGCAGTACGAGCGTCGCGGGCATCGCCAGCGCCATCGCTTGCTCCATCCGGAAATACCAGCGCCAGGTCTTCGCGAACTCCGCGAGCATGGCGACCGTCGCGGCGCCGAGGACCACAAGCAGGAGGCCGCCGCCCGAGAGAAGCGCCAGTCCGCGCACGACCCGCGACGGGCTCGGCAGGTCACTCATCGACGACCCTCCGTGCGAGCACCAGCAGCGTCGCCGCGGGAAGCAACAGCACCAATACGCCGGCGACGAAGACCCCGAGGTAGCTGACCGTCGATTCGAGATGGATGGCCCAGTGCCAGGTCCCTTTGATCTCCGCGATGATCCCGACGGTGCCGACCGCCAACAGCGCGAGCACCAACAGCGCTCCCAGCGCGTACGTCGTCCCGCGGAGGTAGCCGAGCGCCCGCACCGACGGCGTGGGGCCGCTCGATCCGGACTCGCCGCCGGCCGCTCTCACCCCGCCCGCCTCACCCTCAGCCATTTTCGTCACCTCTCGACGGTGCGTACGTTCGATACATATCGTAGACGACGAACGCTGCAACACCGGCTCCGACCAGCAGCAACGGGATCGCGAATCGGATCGGGAGTGGGCCGTACGTGGCACCGAAACTCTGGTGCATGGATCGCCTCGTTGTCTCCCCTTGGGGGATTCAGCGACAAATACTCTCGGGTCGGATTCGGCCGCGTGACGCCCGTCTACGGAGGCGAGAATCTTATTACGATCCCAACCGACTGAAGGACAAGACGATGACATCCCGACGATCGGCACTCGCACGCCTGGGCGCGGTTGCCGGGACGCTCGGGCTTTCGGGGTGTGCGCAGTTTCTCGGCTCCGCCAGCCGTAGCGGAACCGACCTCCCGCCGAACCCACACGCCGACGCCCTCCCGAACCGGCAGTTCGTCCAGAACCCGTACCTCGACACCGACGACGCCGGAAACGACCTGCAGGCACGGTACCGACGGCTCCTCTTTCTCACCCTCGACGTCGAGCCGTCGTCGTCGGCCGCGCGGACGGTCGAACGCGGTATGCGAACGATCGAAGCGGCCTACGACTGGCGTGCGGACGGGCTGTTTCACGTCCTCGCCTGGGGCACCGACTACTTCCGCCGGATCGGCAAACTGAACGCGGCTCCCATCTCGAAACCGGAGGTGATCTCCCGGACCGACGACCCCGACCTCCTCGAGTTCGACGCCGTCCTCGTCCTCGAGAGCGACGTGCCCTCGCAGTTGACCGCCGTCCAGAACGCCATGTTCCGGTCGAGCGAGACGCTGAACGGCGAACCCGTCGATCATCCCCTCGGCGACGTGTTCCGGATCGCGGAGGTGCGGACGGGCTTTCTCGGCGAGGGCTTGCCCGCCCGCCACGCCGACGTGGAGGGCATCCCGGCCGGCGCGCTCTCCCAGGACGACCCCACGTTCATGGGCTTTTTTTCCGATCGGCAGGGGACCCAGGCCAGCGAGGACTTCGTCACCATCCCCGACGGGCGGTTCGCGGGCGGCACGACACTCCACGTCTCACATCTGACACAGAGCCTCGATACGTGGTGGGAGGGACTGGACGACGCCGGCCGCGTCGCGCGGATGTTCTCCCCGGAGTTCGACCCCGCCGACATTCCCGACTTCACCGACGACGTCCCCTTCAGCGACGCCGTGCGCGACCACGCCCGGAAGTTCGGCGTGGTCGGACACCACGAGAAAGTCGCGCAGGTGCGTCGCGACGGCGAGCCGATCATCCTCCGCCGGGATTTCAACACGACCGACGGCGACCACGCCGGCGTTCACTTCCTCTCCTTCCAGCGGAGGCTGGCGCATTTCCGTGCCACCCGGCGAGCGATGAACGGGTGGTACGTGCGGGACGACAGCGAGGCGATCACCGACCGCGAGAACAACGGCATCCTCAACTTCATCGACGTGCAGTCGCGGGCGAACTTCTACGTTCCCCCGCGTGACCGACGCGCCTTCCCGCTGTACTGATCGGACGCTTCGTAGTCGATGCTCGTCGGACCTTCTCGGCGAGCATCTCCGCCGACTTCCGATTCGCCCGACGGTTACAGGTCGTCTACGTCGACGACGGAGTCCGAGTCCGACGAACCGGTGATGTCCTCGGCCCGGATGTCGCCGTCGACTTCGCCCTCGTTGACCTCGTGCGGGGCGACGTTGTACTCCCAGACTTCTCGTCCTCTGTACGTTTCGGCGGCGCCTTCGGGTCGCCAGCCGAGATCCCTCTTTGCCATGCAGTAGCATACAATGGAATGGGAGCTACTAAATCTGTCGCCGCGCCGATGGCCGGCGACGGTTCATACTGATCATTGTAAGTCAGTACCGATGGTTCGCCAGAACGGATCGGCGAACCACCGGTAAACAGTTACAATAACACTATCAGACCGGGGGCGCGTTCGGCGGGCGTTCGTCGTCGTCGTCGGTGAAAGCACTGACGAACAGGTCGACGTGGAGGCGAAGCAGCGTCGCTTCCTCGAGCCCCGTCTCCGCGGCCTGTTCGGCGAGTCGGTCGCCGAGCGCGTCGCTCGGGTCGTAGTGGAGTTTGCCATCCTCGGGGTCGACCTCGAACGACACCTCCGTGCGCCCCGAGACGAGATACTCGATCTCCAAAAGCGCCTGTTCGGCTTTCGTTTCGATGGCGGTCTCGCGGTCCTCCAGACGCGCCTCCGCCCACTCGTCGGCGGCGTCGATGAACCGCTGGTTCAGGTCGATGGTGAGCGTCAGAACGAGACCCCTTCCCCTTCGAACGCCGGTTCGAATCGGGCGGACTCCCCGCAGGCCGGGCAGGTCTTGACGACCGAGTCGCGCTCGACCAGACCGAGCCGGGTGAAATGTCCGCACTCGCTACACTCGTACTGCATCGATCACTCCCAGGGTTCGGGCGCCGGATCCATTTCGCTCAGTTCGCCGTAGAGCGCCAGCAGCAGCACCAGGGTTCCCCCGAGGACGACCAGCCCGACGAGCCCCGAAATCGGTGTCTGTCCGACGCCGCCGCTCGACAGCGGGCCGAGCCGTCCGTACACCTGCAACATCGTCAGGACGATCCAGATGCCCGCCGCGAAGACTCCGAGCGTGACGATTCCCGACTGTGTGAGCGCCGTTCTGATACCCATGGTAGCTCACCCCATAGGTTGAGGGGCACGCAATAAAAATTTACTCCACGTCGAGGGTCCACCCGGCCTTCTCCGCCGCCTCTTCGAGCGAGACGAACTCCCAGTCCGCCTCGGCGGCGACGCGTTCGTCCTCGCCCGCGATTC contains these protein-coding regions:
- a CDS encoding formate dehydrogenase subunit alpha codes for the protein MSTEPVSIDLDRRSFMKASALAGAVALGGGGAGQALAQTGETSESAADTEGELTKTICNYCSVGCGFHGERVGDSFVGMEPWEDHPINQGSLCSKGAGIYETEHSEKRVRHPMVRENGAWRKLSWDDAYERLGTDIQALWPDSDVSPDQAVDVEEEASRESVMILGSAHHSNEESYAIRKLAAFMGTNNVDHQARICHSTTVAGLANTWGYGAMTNTLQDYRNFDLLVVIGQNPAEAHPIAMQHILEGQKRGGTILCLDPRFTKTAAHADEYMRFRPGTDVALMMGIIKELRDEYGLAMDPDADDTGQNMLTDRVQGWEEIDADLDDYDKKTVSEITWLSVEEIEQLAEMFHENRPHIQIEWAMGGTQHNNGTQNIRSYAAASLGSGSAARSGGGLQVMRGHANVQGATDLAVASHILPGYYGLSPGGWSWWADVWDMNPYTSGSTSFGDMYDRFEVMPPEKYVRASESEDVDALPSASGEGQYGPSNPAPNSMMFQNGLTVARWFEGALDQEDRMQETPIYQPDQVKIGIFWGHSSNSISEMEQMKEGMENLDLLVVIDVFPSVASVLPSFEEGPPVLLLPACSQYEHYRSLTNTHRSIQWSEPVRPPSHNSKPDLQIMQELADELGFGEHFDWGTGPEIYNGKSTYENVIREFNLGTNTIGYRQTPERLQQHLEYDYAFSHETLKAAEGSPVEGEYWGLPWPCWGEGHPGTPIIWNDDMNPNNGGQDFRTRWGVSAPSPDEWEQMNTDAEYPFQNTVDAVGDRYDSVEDALDLTRAPYNPEWASTEDTASDGMIHGIPEYPGWKTVPPASLVDPDQPTQSDELTIPQQHALDNQRSVYTAAQALANPDTGIPEFDRYLSETQNIDPSFYEQYDFKQPDAPTGRGRARAVVWNFIDTTPVHREPLESPHPELVEEWPANGQQRNFYRLDQNNAVEQEKAMEIIHGDNDGPALDTILTSGRQVEHQGGGAETRSNIHNADLQPHMYAEISPNKAESLGVDGGDLVVISSTDRGSILVKARVTDRPNDDETFLPYHWGGVFKGQSLEDKYPEGMVPYAIGDSVNAITSRGYDVETQMQETKVGMVAVRPATQSLLEELNMDVDLEFPQDRNDIGSQKDFDVRDRNTVQ
- a CDS encoding hydrogenase iron-sulfur subunit; translated protein: MNVGAFVCSCADTCDIDLEGVRDGVGDVEVVASSSHLCDDGLPAMAHLIEEYDLDQLLVTTPEKRCQDAVRETAVEAGLHPEATAFVDHREGAAWVHDSDAATEKTARLLNARREGLDYEPISRTVSREAGDAVAVVGDAETAAALADTADVTLVANGADFDDADADFDRVSLARGRVVDVVGEYGDFELELSARVTEDCISCMDCVREGPDGMVTRRPVDIDPDAPDGEWADCCPVDAIDLDGVTRTIEADQVIFPGATGTARGGQIGLYTGPVDGATIAAVEDLLGGVRKPQHLDLDMDVCASGESSQMGCNACVDACPHDAVDRPYVDEVSFDPVACQDCGACTSSCPTGAVQLRDASNERIAREVETLLDPGTDDGGGLLGGLRDDAAIETPVVAFVCSERADDALRRYGRLAREDDDVRYPPILPVNVNCTDTVGEAHIMHALAAGADGVAIVGCGGDCLHSGPDPKAELVRRLDRANGDLGLGQRVTFLAPDPAEPRAFVEDLSQFVVELDPTPVPAGEHEATGTVRGDKPNPPFNSHDWTLESVRALLDHVDPDREVIRGLKDFGWMEVSDACNLTPTCSTMCPTDAIRRTDDADLQFNHEDCVNCGLCEEGCPETAITMHDGLDLSKLPENREGERWETVYDGEMRACIRCGKPFASEGTAEHVAGEVGGLVEGVAPESEHSVFDYCGQCRAVLLFEEGGR
- a CDS encoding TorD/DmsD family molecular chaperone; translated protein: MDERALYEARLELVDFLVEVLHDVPDEAFVERLLSGDVRTPDGEVNEPLDRGFDALDTFVEEHQGYDVSAVRDALEREYTRLLVGPRPPVIAHETYYREDADYLGEGVAEVEASYGAAGWAPPEEYPEENDFVAVELAFLRHLIEEQRRGADEAVGFERVFLDEHALTWVDAFTDDLREGTDSRFYVAVADIYAGTLRFEDELVAGLL
- a CDS encoding DUF7405 family protein; its protein translation is MTSRRSALARLGAVAGTLGLSGCAQFLGSASRSGTDLPPNPHADALPNRQFVQNPYLDTDDAGNDLQARYRRLLFLTLDVEPSSSAARTVERGMRTIEAAYDWRADGLFHVLAWGTDYFRRIGKLNAAPISKPEVISRTDDPDLLEFDAVLVLESDVPSQLTAVQNAMFRSSETLNGEPVDHPLGDVFRIAEVRTGFLGEGLPARHADVEGIPAGALSQDDPTFMGFFSDRQGTQASEDFVTIPDGRFAGGTTLHVSHLTQSLDTWWEGLDDAGRVARMFSPEFDPADIPDFTDDVPFSDAVRDHARKFGVVGHHEKVAQVRRDGEPIILRRDFNTTDGDHAGVHFLSFQRRLAHFRATRRAMNGWYVRDDSEAITDRENNGILNFIDVQSRANFYVPPRDRRAFPLY